Proteins encoded by one window of Cellvibrio sp. KY-GH-1:
- the gap gene encoding type I glyceraldehyde-3-phosphate dehydrogenase: MTIRVAINGYGRIGRNVLRALYESGKRSQIQIVGINDLGDAHLNAHLTKYDSVHGQFNGTVKYEGSSMFVNGDEIRITAERDPAKLPWAELNVDVVYECTGIFTSKEKAGAHITAGAKKVIISAPGTDVDATVVFGVNDKVLKSTDTIISNASCTTNCLAPVAKVLNDKFGIVQGSMTTIHAYTNDQVLSDVFHKDIYRARSATQSMIPTTTGAAKAVGLVLPELKGKMDGISVRVPTINVSLVDLNVLVEKDVSVEAINAAMKEAAEKEMPGVLAYVDEPLVSVDFNHNAHSSNYDSLQTKVYGKWVKVLSWYDNEWGFSNRMLDNTIALINAK, translated from the coding sequence ATGACTATTAGAGTGGCAATCAACGGTTACGGTCGTATTGGTCGCAATGTTCTGCGTGCGTTGTATGAATCAGGCAAGCGCAGCCAAATCCAAATCGTTGGTATTAATGACTTGGGGGATGCTCACCTGAATGCTCATCTCACCAAATACGATTCGGTTCACGGTCAATTCAACGGTACTGTGAAATATGAAGGCAGTTCCATGTTTGTAAATGGCGATGAGATTCGTATTACTGCTGAGCGCGACCCTGCGAAATTGCCTTGGGCTGAATTGAACGTTGACGTGGTTTACGAGTGCACCGGCATATTCACCAGCAAAGAAAAAGCGGGCGCGCACATTACCGCCGGCGCGAAAAAAGTAATTATTTCTGCTCCTGGTACCGATGTTGATGCAACCGTCGTATTCGGTGTAAACGACAAAGTATTGAAGTCAACTGACACCATCATTTCCAACGCGTCTTGCACCACTAACTGTTTGGCGCCTGTTGCTAAAGTATTGAATGACAAGTTTGGAATCGTGCAAGGTTCCATGACTACTATTCACGCTTACACCAACGATCAAGTGTTGTCTGATGTGTTCCACAAAGATATTTACCGCGCTCGTTCAGCTACTCAATCCATGATTCCAACCACTACCGGTGCTGCAAAAGCGGTAGGTTTGGTGTTGCCGGAATTGAAAGGCAAAATGGATGGTATTTCTGTTCGTGTTCCAACCATCAACGTTTCTCTGGTGGACCTGAACGTGTTGGTTGAGAAGGACGTTTCTGTTGAAGCGATCAACGCAGCCATGAAAGAAGCCGCTGAAAAAGAAATGCCGGGCGTATTAGCGTATGTTGATGAGCCTTTGGTATCCGTTGACTTCAATCACAATGCTCACTCTTCCAACTATGACTCATTGCAAACCAAAGTTTACGGTAAGTGGGTAAAAGTACTGAGCTGGTACGACAACGAGTGGGGTTTCTCCAATCGTATGCTGGATAACACTATTGCATTGATCAACGCTAAATAA
- the edd gene encoding phosphogluconate dehydratase: MTDVLATDPRLVAITERIIARSKNTRAAYLARVDKFRSNGPARHHLGCANLAHGFAACNASDKEALAEGQAPNLGVVSAYNEMLSAHVPYGEYLEPIKAAAKEMGMTAQMAGGVPAMCDGVTQGFPGMEMSLFSRDVIAMSTAIALSHDMFDGAICLGVCDKIVPGLMMGALSFGQLPIVFIPAGPMTPGLSNAEKAKARQLFAEGKVGRKELLAAESASYHSAGTCTFYGTANTNQMLMEIMGMHLPGSTFINPYTEMRDALTRAHVHQLARITRAESRVTLADIVTEKSVVNGIVGLMATGGSTNHAMHVVAIARAAGVIVDWQDLSDISDIIPLMCRIYPNGLADVNRFQAVGGMGYLIRELRAAGLLHDDVKTIMGAEGGLSHYTKEPFMDNGELVWRDAVAESLDDSVLRPASKPFAPEGGLRLLKGNIGRSVIKISAVKAEHRMVKAPAIVFQSQEELQTAFKRGELEKDFVAVVRFQGPKACGMPELHKLTPPLGVLQDRGFKVALVTDGRMSGASGKIPAAIHMTPEALDNGLIGLIQTGDMIELDAETGTLQLLVSDEELAKRQPAQCDLTNVHYGMGRELFAPFRASVGLAEEGATVFNW, translated from the coding sequence ATGACTGACGTGTTAGCTACAGATCCAAGACTTGTTGCAATTACCGAGCGTATTATCGCCCGTAGCAAAAATACCCGCGCCGCCTATCTGGCGCGCGTCGATAAATTCCGCAGCAACGGCCCAGCCCGTCATCATTTAGGGTGTGCCAATCTCGCGCACGGTTTCGCTGCCTGTAATGCTTCCGACAAAGAAGCCCTGGCAGAAGGTCAAGCGCCAAACTTGGGTGTGGTTTCTGCGTACAACGAAATGTTGTCTGCCCATGTCCCCTATGGCGAATATCTGGAGCCGATCAAGGCGGCAGCTAAAGAAATGGGCATGACTGCACAGATGGCGGGCGGTGTACCGGCTATGTGTGACGGCGTCACCCAAGGCTTTCCAGGAATGGAAATGTCCCTCTTCAGTCGCGATGTAATTGCTATGAGTACCGCTATCGCGCTGTCACATGACATGTTCGACGGTGCGATTTGCCTTGGTGTGTGCGACAAGATTGTTCCGGGTTTGATGATGGGGGCATTGTCCTTTGGTCAATTACCAATCGTCTTTATCCCTGCAGGCCCAATGACTCCCGGTTTGTCCAATGCCGAAAAAGCCAAAGCGCGCCAGCTGTTCGCCGAAGGTAAAGTGGGGCGCAAAGAGCTGTTGGCTGCGGAGAGCGCTTCTTATCACAGTGCTGGAACCTGTACCTTTTACGGTACGGCGAACACAAACCAGATGTTGATGGAAATCATGGGTATGCATCTACCCGGCAGTACTTTCATCAACCCTTATACCGAGATGCGCGATGCTTTGACCCGCGCGCATGTGCATCAATTGGCGCGTATTACTCGCGCTGAAAGCCGTGTAACCCTCGCTGACATTGTCACAGAAAAGTCTGTGGTAAATGGTATTGTTGGTTTGATGGCTACCGGTGGTTCAACCAATCATGCGATGCACGTAGTGGCGATTGCTCGTGCAGCGGGTGTGATTGTTGATTGGCAGGATTTGTCAGATATTTCGGATATAATCCCGCTCATGTGCCGTATCTACCCTAACGGTCTTGCCGATGTAAACCGCTTCCAGGCGGTTGGTGGTATGGGGTATTTAATTCGCGAGCTGCGGGCTGCGGGCCTGTTGCATGACGATGTGAAGACCATCATGGGTGCCGAGGGTGGTTTGTCGCATTACACCAAAGAGCCGTTCATGGACAATGGCGAATTGGTATGGCGTGATGCAGTAGCAGAAAGCCTGGATGATTCGGTATTGCGCCCAGCGTCCAAGCCGTTTGCTCCTGAAGGTGGTCTGCGCTTGCTGAAAGGCAATATTGGTCGCTCAGTTATCAAAATTTCGGCAGTGAAAGCCGAGCATCGCATGGTGAAAGCCCCAGCAATTGTTTTCCAGAGTCAGGAAGAGCTTCAAACGGCGTTCAAGCGCGGCGAACTGGAAAAAGATTTTGTCGCGGTGGTTCGCTTCCAGGGCCCTAAAGCCTGTGGCATGCCCGAACTGCACAAGCTCACTCCTCCGCTGGGGGTGTTGCAGGATCGCGGTTTCAAAGTGGCGTTGGTTACTGATGGCCGTATGTCCGGCGCCTCTGGTAAGATTCCAGCGGCTATCCACATGACCCCGGAAGCGCTCGATAATGGCCTTATCGGCCTGATCCAAACTGGCGATATGATTGAATTGGACGCAGAAACGGGAACCTTGCAGTTATTGGTCAGCGATGAAGAATTGGCAAAACGCCAACCGGCCCAATGTGATTTGACTAATGTTCACTACGGTATGGGGCGCGAGCTGTTTGCGCCTTTCCGCGCCTCGGTGGGCTTGGCTGAAGAAGGAGCTACGGTGTTTAACTGGTAA
- the pgl gene encoding 6-phosphogluconolactonase yields MVSERLFDNRAEMIAALQAECESALRAAIDDRSEATFMVSGGSTPEPLYKALSNSDLDWESVYVALVDERWVDFDHDKSNEAFTVKHLIQNKAAVANLVGMKNTAETAAEGLADCEAAYQQLAQPFDITILGMGSDGHTASLFPYAQGLDEALNPESNELCAAITAQQSEVTGAIVERMTLSLAGLLRSKVLILLITGDEKLAVLRAAQADGDVKEMPIRAVLRQQQVPVVVYWAP; encoded by the coding sequence ATGGTAAGCGAGCGTTTATTCGACAATCGCGCGGAAATGATCGCCGCGCTGCAAGCGGAATGTGAAAGTGCTTTGCGTGCAGCTATCGACGACCGTAGTGAAGCTACATTTATGGTGTCGGGTGGCAGTACGCCTGAGCCGCTCTACAAGGCTTTGAGCAACTCCGATCTCGATTGGGAATCAGTTTATGTTGCTTTAGTTGACGAGCGCTGGGTTGATTTTGATCACGACAAGAGCAATGAAGCTTTTACGGTTAAGCACCTAATCCAAAACAAAGCAGCTGTAGCCAATTTGGTGGGGATGAAAAATACCGCAGAAACGGCTGCTGAGGGTTTGGCAGATTGTGAAGCGGCTTATCAGCAATTAGCGCAACCCTTCGATATCACTATTTTAGGTATGGGGTCTGATGGTCACACAGCGTCTCTTTTCCCCTATGCACAGGGATTGGATGAGGCATTAAATCCGGAGTCCAATGAACTTTGCGCAGCGATTACTGCGCAGCAAAGTGAAGTCACTGGTGCAATTGTCGAGCGTATGACCTTGTCACTTGCTGGGCTGCTGCGCTCCAAAGTGCTCATTTTATTAATTACCGGCGATGAAAAATTGGCGGTATTGCGCGCGGCGCAAGCAGACGGTGACGTAAAGGAAATGCCAATTCGGGCTGTGCTGCGTCAGCAACAAGTGCCAGTTGTCGTTTACTGGGCGCCGTAA
- a CDS encoding M23 family metallopeptidase translates to MKLVVAVFLSLLVIPALAMELRGQWQQGGVIIGKAPAGVQIEYQGKKLHLSPQGEFVVGLGRDAKPKAILVAINADGSRTELAFSVKQRKYNIQKVTGVPQQTVDPDPAQVERAKREAQMAADARKGDLPLTFFAQKFQWPLVGPITGVYGSQRIYNGVPNSPHYGVDIAKPVGTLVVAPAGGVVTLVHPDMFFSGGTLIIDHGHGLSSTFIHLSEILVKQGDAITQGQTIAKVGKTGRATGAHLDWRMNWFEERVDPQLLVDPMPAN, encoded by the coding sequence ATGAAGCTGGTTGTGGCAGTATTTTTATCCTTGTTAGTTATTCCTGCATTGGCAATGGAGTTGCGCGGGCAGTGGCAACAAGGTGGAGTAATTATTGGCAAGGCGCCTGCAGGGGTCCAGATAGAATACCAGGGTAAGAAATTGCACTTATCGCCGCAGGGTGAGTTTGTTGTTGGTTTGGGGCGCGATGCAAAACCCAAAGCAATTCTGGTAGCGATCAATGCCGATGGCAGTCGCACCGAGCTGGCGTTTTCTGTTAAACAGCGCAAGTACAATATCCAAAAAGTAACCGGTGTTCCGCAGCAAACGGTAGACCCCGATCCCGCTCAGGTGGAGCGCGCAAAACGCGAGGCCCAGATGGCAGCCGATGCACGTAAAGGCGATTTACCGCTCACTTTTTTTGCACAAAAATTCCAGTGGCCGTTAGTTGGCCCGATTACCGGTGTGTACGGTAGTCAACGAATTTACAATGGTGTACCTAATTCTCCGCATTACGGTGTCGATATTGCCAAACCCGTCGGCACTTTGGTTGTTGCGCCAGCGGGCGGTGTTGTAACGCTGGTACATCCGGATATGTTTTTTTCTGGTGGAACATTGATTATCGATCACGGGCACGGTCTGTCATCGACTTTTATTCATTTGAGCGAAATTTTGGTAAAACAGGGCGATGCAATTACCCAGGGACAAACTATTGCAAAAGTTGGAAAAACCGGGCGCGCCACAGGTGCGCACCTTGATTGGCGGATGAACTGGTTTGAAGAGCGTGTCGATCCGCAATTATTGGTTGACCCAATGCCGGCAAATTAA
- the pyk gene encoding pyruvate kinase, with protein sequence MLRRTKIVSTLGPASESPEVLERLILAGVNVVRLNFSHGSPEDHKRRAETVRALAAKHNRFVAVLGDLQGPKIRVARFADGKIHLKVGDKFVLDAALGRDEGNQQQVGIDYKELPNDCKAGDILLLDDGRVVLHVDKIEGTRIYTTTKVAGPLSNNKGINRQGGGLTAPALTEKDKADIKTAAEIDVDYLAVSFPRSADDMNYARKLMLEAGGRAGLVSKVERAEAVADDETLDDIIRASDAVMVARGDLGVEIGDAALIGVQKRIIARSRALNKVVITATQMMESMINSPLPTRAEVFDVANAVLDGTDAVMLSAETAAGSFPVETVEAMVRIILGAEKHPTASFDNYRMDQAFTSVDESIALASMFTANHLAGVKALIAFTESGSTPRLMSRVGSQLPIFAFSRHVNTQRKMALYRGVQPIAFDTSSAPCSDDFSRAIGMLKAQGVLVDGDLVIVSLGDTTLLGGTNTLKILRVGDTLA encoded by the coding sequence ATGTTAAGACGTACTAAGATCGTCAGTACTTTGGGCCCGGCTTCTGAATCGCCGGAAGTTCTTGAGCGTTTGATTCTGGCGGGTGTAAACGTTGTGCGCCTGAACTTTTCGCACGGCTCACCGGAAGATCACAAGCGTCGTGCTGAAACTGTGCGCGCTTTGGCCGCCAAGCACAATCGCTTTGTTGCTGTATTGGGTGATTTGCAAGGCCCTAAAATTCGCGTAGCACGTTTTGCTGATGGCAAAATCCATCTCAAGGTGGGCGACAAGTTTGTACTTGATGCGGCCTTGGGACGCGATGAAGGCAATCAACAACAAGTCGGTATTGATTACAAAGAATTGCCGAATGACTGTAAGGCTGGCGATATTTTGTTGCTGGATGATGGTCGCGTTGTATTGCACGTCGACAAAATTGAAGGCACTCGTATTTACACTACGACCAAAGTAGCGGGTCCTTTGTCTAACAACAAAGGTATCAACCGTCAGGGTGGTGGTTTGACGGCGCCGGCGTTGACTGAAAAAGACAAGGCCGATATCAAAACTGCCGCAGAAATTGATGTGGATTATCTGGCAGTATCTTTCCCTCGCTCAGCTGACGACATGAACTATGCGCGCAAGTTGATGCTGGAAGCTGGTGGCCGTGCAGGTCTCGTTTCCAAAGTTGAACGCGCAGAAGCTGTTGCCGATGACGAAACACTGGACGATATTATTCGTGCAAGTGATGCGGTAATGGTTGCGCGTGGTGACTTGGGTGTTGAGATCGGCGATGCAGCGTTGATCGGTGTGCAGAAGCGCATCATTGCTCGTTCACGCGCGTTGAATAAAGTGGTAATCACTGCGACGCAAATGATGGAGTCAATGATCAACAGTCCGCTGCCAACTCGTGCAGAAGTGTTTGACGTTGCTAACGCTGTATTGGACGGTACTGATGCGGTAATGCTCTCTGCTGAAACTGCAGCAGGTAGTTTCCCCGTGGAAACCGTTGAGGCGATGGTGCGGATTATTCTCGGTGCCGAGAAGCATCCGACCGCCAGTTTCGACAACTACCGTATGGATCAGGCATTCACCAGTGTAGATGAGTCTATTGCATTGGCTTCTATGTTTACCGCAAACCACCTCGCAGGTGTGAAGGCGCTGATTGCATTTACCGAGTCAGGCAGTACACCACGTTTGATGTCGCGTGTCGGTTCACAATTGCCAATTTTTGCGTTCTCCCGTCACGTGAATACGCAGCGTAAAATGGCGTTGTATCGCGGTGTACAACCCATCGCATTCGATACTTCAAGTGCTCCTTGCTCAGACGATTTCAGTCGTGCAATTGGCATGCTGAAAGCGCAAGGTGTTTTGGTAGATGGTGATCTGGTGATTGTATCTCTGGGCGATACCACATTGCTCGGCGGCACAAACACGCTGAAAATTCTGCGTGTAGGCGATACACTCGCTTGA
- the eda gene encoding bifunctional 4-hydroxy-2-oxoglutarate aldolase/2-dehydro-3-deoxy-phosphogluconate aldolase, which produces MALTIDQIVKVAPVVPVMVVERIEDAVPLATALYNGGLKVLEITLRTPCALDAITAMVEALPDDAVIGAGTIITPADLEKAVKAGSTFLVSPGTTPALIEAAKASPVPLLAGVATPTEAMNLYTQGFTHQKFFPAEAAGGVPMLKSIAGPLPQITFCPTGGIDLAKAPSYLALPNVHCVGGTWMAPKELMKAGRWDEIERLAREAASLPR; this is translated from the coding sequence GTGGCTTTAACTATCGATCAAATTGTCAAAGTAGCACCAGTCGTACCCGTAATGGTGGTAGAGCGTATTGAAGATGCAGTGCCTTTGGCGACTGCGCTCTATAACGGCGGACTGAAAGTGTTGGAAATTACTCTGCGTACTCCCTGTGCTCTGGATGCAATTACCGCTATGGTTGAGGCTCTGCCGGATGATGCAGTGATTGGTGCGGGCACAATCATCACTCCAGCTGATTTGGAGAAAGCAGTGAAAGCCGGCTCGACTTTTTTGGTTAGCCCGGGTACCACTCCGGCTTTGATAGAAGCGGCCAAAGCCTCACCCGTTCCCTTGTTAGCGGGTGTTGCCACGCCCACAGAAGCAATGAATCTTTATACTCAAGGTTTCACTCACCAGAAATTCTTCCCTGCTGAAGCGGCGGGTGGTGTGCCTATGTTGAAATCTATCGCTGGGCCGTTGCCGCAAATTACCTTCTGCCCAACCGGTGGAATTGATTTGGCAAAGGCGCCTAGCTATTTGGCGCTGCCGAACGTTCACTGTGTCGGCGGAACCTGGATGGCACCGAAAGAATTGATGAAAGCAGGTCGCTGGGATGAAATTGAGCGTCTTGCGCGTGAAGCAGCCAGTCTGCCGCGTTAA
- the zwf gene encoding glucose-6-phosphate dehydrogenase, giving the protein MLEAFDFVIFGGAGDLALRKLIPGLYRAHREGSLPASARIIPTCRNTQMVAEYKQKVRDAAEKHLGGEEFVAADWDEFAKCLFPVFVDIGTKDEHWDALAQLLNSGGNSQRVFYLSTPPSVFSICCKHLHETGLITDTARVVVEKPLGYDAKTAEEINSQIAEYFREDAIFRIDHYLGKETVQNLLALRFANGMFEHLWDAKSIDHVQISISETVGLEGRASFYDGAGALRDMVQNHILQLLCLVAMESPNKMTAERIRAEKLKVLESLRPLTGNTVKYNTVRGQYVAGELSGKQVPGYLDELGQPSNTETFVAIRAYIDNSRWANVPFYLRTGKRMKQRFAEIVIQYKDVAHRVYPESAGAATPNRLIIRLQPEESIKIIMVSKDLEKHETHLRPVVLNLNFADTYKDFYSDAYKRLMLDAAAGDASLFIHRAEVDAAWAWIDPIIEAWQRPENKPHGYMAGSWGPQASAQMLASDRRRWFSIDEVLSGADQEW; this is encoded by the coding sequence ATGCTCGAAGCGTTTGATTTTGTCATTTTTGGGGGCGCTGGCGATTTGGCTTTGCGCAAATTGATTCCCGGTCTTTACCGCGCTCATCGTGAAGGCTCTCTGCCAGCTAGCGCGCGTATTATTCCGACATGTCGCAATACCCAAATGGTTGCCGAATACAAGCAAAAGGTGCGTGATGCTGCTGAAAAGCATCTGGGTGGTGAAGAATTTGTCGCGGCCGATTGGGACGAATTCGCCAAATGCCTGTTTCCGGTTTTTGTTGATATCGGTACTAAAGACGAGCATTGGGATGCGTTGGCGCAATTACTGAATTCGGGTGGCAACAGCCAACGCGTGTTCTACCTGTCTACTCCGCCATCGGTGTTCAGCATTTGCTGTAAGCATTTGCATGAAACCGGACTGATTACTGATACCGCGCGCGTAGTTGTTGAAAAGCCGCTTGGTTACGACGCGAAAACTGCCGAAGAAATTAATAGCCAGATCGCTGAATACTTCCGTGAAGACGCGATCTTCCGTATCGATCATTATCTCGGTAAAGAGACCGTACAAAACCTGTTGGCCTTGCGTTTTGCCAACGGGATGTTCGAGCATTTGTGGGACGCCAAATCAATCGATCATGTGCAAATCAGCATTTCTGAAACCGTTGGTTTGGAAGGGCGTGCGAGCTTTTATGATGGCGCTGGTGCGCTGCGCGATATGGTGCAAAATCACATCCTGCAATTGTTGTGTTTGGTGGCGATGGAGTCACCTAACAAAATGACTGCCGAGCGTATTCGCGCTGAAAAATTGAAAGTGTTAGAGAGCCTGCGCCCATTGACTGGCAATACCGTTAAATACAACACCGTGCGCGGCCAATATGTGGCGGGTGAGCTCAGTGGAAAGCAGGTTCCAGGTTATTTGGATGAGCTGGGTCAGCCAAGCAACACCGAAACGTTTGTGGCTATCCGCGCTTACATCGATAACTCGCGTTGGGCTAACGTGCCATTCTATCTGCGTACCGGCAAGCGCATGAAACAGCGCTTTGCTGAAATCGTTATCCAGTACAAAGATGTTGCACACCGTGTTTATCCTGAGTCAGCTGGAGCTGCTACACCTAACCGTTTGATTATTCGCCTGCAGCCGGAAGAAAGCATTAAGATCATCATGGTGTCCAAAGATCTGGAAAAACATGAAACCCATTTGCGCCCTGTGGTGTTGAATCTGAATTTTGCTGACACCTATAAAGATTTTTACTCGGATGCTTACAAGCGTTTAATGTTGGATGCAGCCGCGGGCGATGCCAGTTTGTTTATTCATCGTGCCGAAGTTGATGCCGCTTGGGCGTGGATCGATCCTATTATCGAAGCTTGGCAACGTCCAGAAAACAAACCGCACGGCTATATGGCGGGCAGCTGGGGTCCACAAGCGTCGGCGCAAATGCTGGCAAGTGATCGTCGCCGTTGGTTCTCCATTGATGAAGTTCTGTCGGGAGCTGATCAGGAATGGTAA